A genomic window from Salvia splendens isolate huo1 chromosome 11, SspV2, whole genome shotgun sequence includes:
- the LOC121753842 gene encoding uncharacterized protein LOC121753842: MTSSFFPPSSFFPPSSNHHRHYYPPSPSSSASLRGCCCCLFLLFSFLALLALAVALVVILALKPKKPEFDLQQVAVQYVGISQTAVSLDIRLVFAASNGNKVGIKYGESRFTVMYRGIPLGRGAVPGFYQEAHTVRRVEVVIVVDRVSLMQADAADLLRDASLNDRVELRVVGDGGAKIRILGLTSPGVQVSVDCTIAISPRKQSLIYKQCGFDGLSV, encoded by the exons ATGACCTCCTCCTTCTTCCCCCCCTCCTCCTTCTTCCCCCCCTCCTCCAACCACCACCGCCACTACTACCctccctccccctcctcctccgcctccctccgcggctgctgctgctgcctcttcctcctcttctccTTCCTCGCCCTCCTCGCCCTCGCCGTCGCGCTCGTCGTCATCCTCGCGCTCAAACCTAAAAAGCCGGAGTTCGACCTCCAGCAAGTCGCCGTCCAGTACGTCGGCATCAGCCAGACCGCCGTCTCGCTCGACATCCGGTTGGTGTTCGCCGCCTCCAACGGCAACAAGGTCGGGATCAAGTACGGCGAGTCGCGCTTCACCGTCATGTACCGCGGCATTCCCCTCGGTCGCGGCGCCGTCCCCGGATTCTACCAGGAGGCGCACACCGTGCGCCGCGTCGAGGTCGTGATCGTCGTGGATCGGGTCAGCTTGATGCAGGCCGACGCCGCCGATTTGCTCAGGGACGCCTCGCTGAACGATCGGGTCGAATTGCGGGTCGTCGGTGATGGCGGGGCGAAGATCCGGATCCTCGGGTTAACCTCGCCCGGCGTGCAG gtATCGGTAGATTGCACAATTGCCATTAGTCCAAGAAAGCAATCCCTAATATACAAGCAGTGTGGATTCGACGGTCTCAGCGTCTAA
- the LOC121755846 gene encoding pinin-like, giving the protein MASTVVAEKTEAELRKEIDELRRQQREITERLRDPRGIRRGGLTSAGPRNFASNGSRQRGFVRPAERNDADDQPPAKRRLSSAVVKVEEGEIIEAGSEIAMDVEEKEVAFDAGEAVNTNGSQGERKQSNQRDGDQRLSKMDFDIPPAEHVPRVLPKDEDPSLVSRNKRMLGQLLGTLERFRKEDVQRSGTEAYMRRSDSLKRAEQRAREESEKLRLQEREQIAEKRKRDLILRARIAAKAQEKNMELLFLRWSEHHKKLGNFIRTKAEPPIYYSFSKPLDQDATSAEQHKEKMFQEWKSARREELSQYQKQILEQHLANVDKDLERWQNGRKGRRPSNTMTNLQETMDKELETHQLEHGPKTRIIPGQSNNEDEDDVEDINVVEDDMMDDVLGVDDNGRRGDETEKLETGNSPPVDKKEE; this is encoded by the exons ATGGCAAGCACGGTGGTGGCCGAGAAGACAGAGGCAGAGCTTCGGAAAGAGATCGACGAACTCCGCCGCCAACAGCGGGAG ATCACGGAGCGGCTACGAGATCCCAGGGGCATTCGCCGCGGTGGATTAACGAGTGCCGGACCACGCAATTTTGCCTCCAATGGCAGCCGTCAGCGTGGCTTTGTTCGGCCT GCGGAGAGGAATGATGCTGACGACCAGCCTCCAGCAAAAAGGCGTCTCTCTTCAGCTGTTGTGAAG GTCGAGGAGGGAGAGATAATCGAGGCAGGTTCTGAAATTGCAATGGATGTGGAAGAGAAAGAAGTAGCATTTGATGCAGGAGAGGCTGTAAATACCAATGGAAGCCAGGGTGAGAGAAAGCAGTCTAATCAGAGGGATGGTGATCAGCGGCTGTCGAAAATG GACTTTGATATCCCTCCTGCTGAGCACGTGCCGAGGGTGTTGCCTAAGGATGAGGACCCTAGTCTGGTGAGTAGGAATAAGAGGATGCTTGGCCAGCTTCTTGGCACGTTAGAG AGGTTCAGGAAAGAGGACGTGCAACGATCAGGCACGGAGGCATACATGAGGAGATCTGATTCTCTGAAAAGG GCTGAGCAACGCGCACGTGAAGAGAGTGAAAAACTGAGGCTACAAGAGCGTGAACAAATTGCAGAAAAACGGAAGAGAGATTTG ATTCTAAGAGCACGTATAGCTGCAAAAGCACAGGAAAAGAACATGGAATTGCTCTTTCTTCGGTGGAGTGAGCACCacaaaaaacttggaaatttCATAAG GACTAAGGCTGAACCTCCGATCTATTACTCATTTTCCAAACCTCTGGATCAAGATGCAACTTCAGCTGAGCAGCACAAGGAAAAG ATGTTTCAAGAGTGGAAATCTGCTAGGAGAGAGGAACTGTCGCAATATCAGAAACAGATTTTGGAGCAGCATCTCGCAAATGTGGACAAGGATCTGGAAAGGTGGCAAAACGGGAGGAAAGGTAGAAGACCCAGTAACACTATGACAAACTTACAGGAGACAATGGACAAAGAGCTAGAGACCCACCAGCTCGAGCATGGTCCCAAGACTAGAATAATTCCTGGCCAAAGTAATAacgaagatgaagatgatgtGGAAGATATAAATGTTGTCGAGGATGATATGATGGATGATGTGCTGGGTGTCGATGATAACGGACGAAGGGGTGATGAAACGGAGAAACTAGAAACAGGTAATAGTCCGCCTGTAGACAAGAAGGAAGAGTAG
- the LOC121755574 gene encoding uncharacterized protein LOC121755574, giving the protein MERSEPSLVPEWLKNTGNSTSGSSISHSDDHLASRAARNKSSLNGNGHDLGRSFSSERTTFSSYFRQNSSSNSSGNFRSHNSFGRNQRDRDWEKGTYDYRDHDNSFLGGRRHRKVSDPLVDPSLGKFERDGLRRSQSMISGKHGDAWPKRVGTDSASAGVKISNGLASKGSPVAGVSKAAFERDFPSLGVDERAVVSDIGRVPSPGLSSAIQSLPIATSASLGGEKWTSALAEVPVLVESNGTVASSVLQATASSSTSLVSTTSLNMAEAVAQGPSRAQTAPQLFVGAQRLEELAIKQSRQLIPVTPSMPKALVLNFSDKPKSKVGSQQHSISSSLPVNHSPRGGPVKGDFSKASSVGKLQVLKPVRENNGVSPVVKDSLSPTSGSSVTASPSISGSSVTKVPPNNAVPDRKPALTSLEKRPTSQARSRNDFFNLVRKKSMVNPAPADSATENASSDLDTGSSTSPSFSDKNTEMDVMPATSQAVEVPLSLGPNADNLSEEKPGSICNGDASDVQKCVSNGKKHPSSNLILPEEEEAAFLRSLGWEENNDEGGLTVEEITAYYRDLTKYINSNPSPRILQIVQLLTPFDSQLEGIDEMSSSDDISYT; this is encoded by the exons ATGGAAAGAAGTGAGCCATCGTTAGTACCTGAATGGCTGAAAAATACTGGAAACTCGACTTCTGGAAGCTCCATATCTCATTcag ATGATCACCTAGCATCAAGGGCTGCTAGGAATAAGTCCTCTTTGAATGGTAATGGTCATGATCTAGGACGATCTTTTAGTTCTGAAAGAACtactttttcttcatatttccgACAGAATTCTAGTAGCAACAGTTCAGGTAATTTTAGATCACACAATAGTTTTGGGAGGAACCAGCGTGACAGGGACTGGGAGAAGGGCACATATGACTATCGTGACCATGACAATTCATTTTTGGGCGGGCGCCGGCATCGGAAAGTTTCAGATCCACTGGTAGACCCTTCATTAGGTAAATTTGAGAGGGATGGTTTAAGACGTTCTCAGTCCATGATTTCTGGGAAACACGGGGATGCATGGCCTAAGAGAGTTGGTACTGACTCAGCCAGTGCCGGTGTAAAGATATCGAACGGTTTGGCTAGTAAGGGCAGCCCTGTTGCCGGGGTGAGCAAAGCCGCTTTTGAGAGAGATTTTCCATCACTGGGAGTAGATGAAAGAGCAGTTGTGTCAGATATTGGAAGAGTGCCATCTCCTGGTTTAAGTAGTGCTATTCAGAGCTTACCTATTGCTACCTCAGCTTCTTTAGGTGGGGAAAAATGGACATCAGCTTTGGCGGAGGTTCCTGTGTTAGTTGAAAGCAATGGAACAGTCGCATCATCTGTGCTCCAAGCCACTGCATCAAGTTCCACATCTTTGGTTTCTACCACCAGTCTCAATATGGCAGAAGCTGTGGCTCAGGGTCCTAGTCGTGCCCAGACTGCCCCACAG TTATTTGTTGGAGCTCAGAGACTAGAGGAGCTGGCAATCAAACAATCTAGGCAATTAATTCCAGTGACTCCCTCAATGCCAAAAGCTTTG GTGCTGAATTTTTCTGACAAACCGAAGAGCAAAGTGGGTAGTCAGCAGCATTCCATCTCCTCATCACTTCCAGTAAATCACTCTCCTCGTGGTGGACCAGTGAAGGGTGATTTTTCAAAAGCATCTAGTGTTGGAAAGCTCCAAGTTCTTAAGCCAGTGCGGGAAAATAATGGTGTCAGCCCTGTTGTAAAGGACAGCTTGAGCCCAACAAGTGGTAGCTCTGTTACTGCTTCTCCGTCTATTTCTGGTTCTTCAGTAACCAAGGTACCCCCTAACAATGCAGTTCCTGACCGTAAGCCTGCATTAACTTCGCTAGAGAAGCGGCCTACCTCTCAAGCTCGAAGTcgaaatgatttttttaatctaGTGAGAAAGAAATCTATGGTGAACCCTGCACCTGCTGATTCAGCTACTGAAAATGCCTCTTCTGACTTGGACACTGGCTCATCCACGTCACCATCATTTTCTGATAAGAATACTGAAATGGATGTCATGCCCGCCACGAGTCAGGCCGTGGAAGTGCCATTGAGTTTAGGCCCAAATGCAGACAATTTGTCTGAGGAGAAACCTGGTTCAATCTGCAATGGTGATGCTTCTGATGTACAAAAGTGTGTGAGCAATGGTAAGAAACATCCAAGCTCCAACCTAATCCTTCCTGAG GAGGAAGAGGCTGCTTTCCTTCGTTCTTTGGGCTGGGAGGAAAATAACGACGAGGGAGGTCTTACTGTAGAAGAAATCACTGCTTACTACAGGGATTTGACTAAG TACATCAATTCAAACCCGTCCCCTCGAATACTGCAGATTGTACAGCTCCTGACTCCTTTTGACTCGCAACTTGAGGGTATCGATGAAATGAGCTCATCAGATGATATATCATATACGTAA
- the LOC121755575 gene encoding uncharacterized protein LOC121755575 — protein MHCFFACSSFRQQQISQMRMTCFKKFFRIPQELAAVKEEYARFSSCSEEFNDPDSIHDRWAVSPMTWWTNHGQSIPLLMSLAMKLLSQPASSSCCERNWSTYSFIHSVKRNALTPERAEDLVFVHSNLRHLSRRTDAYKKGETRMWDVGGDSFDSLSGVGLLEVADLSIDEPELQAVSFGLGDAEDEGVELEETGNEEEA, from the coding sequence ATGCACTGTTTCTTTGCCTGTAGCTCCTTCAGACAACAGCAAATATCACAAATGAGGATGACTTGCTTCAAGAAATTCTTTCGCATACCGCAAGAGTTGGCTGCAGTGAAGGAAGAATATGCAAGGTTTTCTAGTTGTTCAGAAGAATTCAATGACCCTGATTCTATACATGATAGATGGGCTGTTTCCCCAATGACATGGTGGACAAATCATGGACAATCTATCCCTCTTTTGATGAGTTTGGCCATGAAACTGCTCAGCCAACCGGCCTCTTCTTCTTGCTGTGAAAGAAATTGGAGCACATATAGCTTCATCCATAGTGTCAAGAGAAATGCCTTAACTCCTGAGCGGGCTGAAGATTTGGTCTTTGTGCACTCAAATCTGAGACATTTGTCAAGAAGAACTGATGCATACAAGAAAGGAGAGACAAGGATGTGGGATGTTGGGGGAGATTCTTTTGATTCCCTTAGTGGTGTTGGTCTTCTTGAAGTTGCTGACCTCTCCATTGATGAACCTGAGTTGCAGGCTGTATCATTTGGATTGGGTGATGCCGAGGATGAAGGTGTGGAGCTGGAGGAGACGGGGAATGAGGAAGAAGCTTGA
- the LOC121753808 gene encoding kinetochore protein NDC80 homolog, translating into MRAAGRRRAAESLAPDRRPPPPTPTNTADPWQSITTPVNRRESDASFCSSLPSIASASRPSAAATSISDRSYQLAALRTINTYLTSQSAPFLLKPPLPSAKDITETLKLLLQRLGFASQKIDEDLSHALKFFKCPLKLNKSALRAPGTPHSWPNLLAVIHWLVQLAQYTDSTLKSSPELEGEKILMHNVNSYLLYIMGDDEAMDALDSECIRELEEWRDKVGETVTAVDKNANELDAKLTSLKNGPSQKEVLEQEKAVVEKDVTKFHDMIGQLDTHLVDVQKKLVEKERALEAKAEERKRICDENEELKRKIEEQGINMRDAERMKRELQAVERNLEEAEAGRSGWEEKIWELDTEIGHKFKELEHLLMECNQTIRRLKLGNGFQYQLHADGSTPAEVLGLDYKSVLKPALVSFAEEIKGSSMEKLEELISLRPRSGENAAKLEDKRNRIAVLQSHNDEVESQLDIVTKEMQDYISRCAAEAKKMVEEVETKAQHISIVEKDAAELLKNSKAGLHEDTIQTEEDVKLCARELFDLINSVAAFKEYVGSKIARMRTDLLETAGAVADTYKGYRPSHGHVVSDSNN; encoded by the exons ATGAGAGCTGCCGGCCGCCGCCGTGCGGCGGAATCCCTCGCTCCGGACCGGCGTCCGCCACCTCCAACGCCCACCAACACAGCAGATCCCTGGCAGTCAATCACCACTCCTGTCAACCGCCGCGAATCTGACGCCAGCTTCTGCAGCAGCCTCCCCTCAATCGCCTCTGCCAGCCGCCcttccgccgccgccaccagcATATCCGACCGATCTTACCAACTGGCCGCTCTCCGCACCATCAATACCTACCTCACCTCTCAATCTGCCCCCTTTTTGCTCAAGCCTCCCTTGCCTTCCGCTAAAGACATCACCGAAACCCTAAAGCTTCTACTGCAGCGCCTCGGGTTCGCTTCGCAGAAAATCGACGAAGATCTCAGTCACGCGTTGAAGTTCTTCAAATGCCCcttgaaattgaataaatcGGCGCTGCGCGCCCCTGGTACACCGCATTCATGGCCCAATTTGCTTGCGGTTATCCACTGGCTTGTTCAATTAGCTCAGTACACGGATTCTACATTGAAATCGTCTCCTGAACTTGAGGGTGAAAAGATATTGATGCACAATGTAAACAGTTATCTGCTCTACATTATGGGAGATGATGAGGCTATGGATGCTTTGGATTCGGAGTGTATAAGAGAGCTAGAAGAGTGGAGGGATAAAGTGGGGGAAACTGTGACGGCTGTTGACAAAAATGCTAACGAGCTGGATGCCAAATTGACGAGTTTGAAGAATGGCCCGAGTCAGAAGGAGGTTTTGGAGCAGGAAAAAGCGGTTGTAGAAAAGGACGTGACGAAGTTCCATGACATGATCGGACAGCTGGACACGCATTTGGTGGATGTGCAGAAGAAGCTAGTTGAGAAGGAGAGGGCATTGGAGGCCAAGGCGGAGGAGCGGAAGAGGATTTGCGATGAGAATGAGGAGTTGAAGAGGAAGATTGAGGAACAGGGGATTAATATGAGAGATGCTGAGAGAATGAAACGAGAATTACAGGCTGTGGAGCGTAATTTAGAGGAGGCTGAGGCTGGGAGAAGTGGCTGGGAGGAGAAGATTTGGGAGCTCGATACTGAGATAGGGCATAAGTTTAAGGAGCTCGAGCATCTTTTGATGGAATGCAACCAAACTATTAGAAG GTTGAAGCTTGGAAATGGATTCCAATATCAGCTGCATGCTGACGGGTCCACACCAGCTGAGGTCCTGGGATTAGATTACAAGAGCGTACTAAAGCCCGCACTTGTTTCCTTTGCTGAGGAAATAAAAGGGAGCTCAATGGAGAAATTGGAAGAACTGATTTCTCTTCGGCCACGATCAGGGGAAAATGCTGCTAAGCTGGAGGATAAACGAAATCGTATTGCTGTCCTTCAGTCCCACAATGATGAG GTTGAATCTCAGTTGGACATAGTGACGAAAGAAATGCAAGATTATATCTCTAGATGTGCAGCAGAAGCCAAGAAGATGGTAGAGGAAGTTGAAACGAAGGCTCAGCACATCTCTATTGTTGAAAAAGATGCGGCAGAATTGTTGAAG AATTCCAAGGCCGGGCTGCACGAAGACACGATTCAAACTGAAGAAGATGTGAAGTTGTGTGCTCGGGAACTCTTTGACTTGATTAATTCAGTTGCAGCATTCAAAGAGTACGTAGGCTCGAAAATTGCACGAATGAGGACCGACCTGCTGGAAACTGCTGGTGCCGTTGCGGATACTTACAAAGGGTACCGTCCGTCACATGGCCACGTTGTTTCAGATTCGAACAATTGA
- the LOC121756535 gene encoding WD-40 repeat-containing protein MSI1-like, producing MGKDEDEMRGEIEERLINEEYKIWKKNTPFLYDLVITHALEWPSLTVEWLPDRDEPSGKEYSVQKMILGTHTSENEPNYLMLAQAQLPLEDAENDARQYDDERSEFGGFGSANGKVQIIQQINHDGEVNRARYMPQNPFIIATKTVSAEVYVFDYSKHPSKPPLDGTCNPDLRLRGHSTEGYGLSWSNFKQGHLLSGSDDAQICLWDINATPKNKALDAMQIFKIHEGVVEDVAWHLRHEHLFGSVGDDQYLHIWDLRNPVMSKPVQSVVAHQSEVNCLAFNPFNEWVIATGSTDKTVKLFDMRKLSTALHTFDCHKEEVFQVGWNPKNETILASCCLGRRLMVWDLSRIDEEQTPEDAEDGPPELLFIHGGHTSKISDFSWNPCEDWVVASVAEDNILQIWQMAENIYHDEDDLPGDDAAKPS from the exons ATGGGGAAAGACGAGGACGAAATGCGGGGGGAAATCGAGGAGCGCCTCATCAACGAGGAGTACAAGATTTGGAAGAAGAACACCCCATTCCTCTACGATCTGGTCATCACACACGCCCTCGAGTGGCCCTCCCTCACCGTCGAGTGGCTGCCCGACCGCGACGAGCCGTCGGGGAAGGAATACTCCGTGCAGAAGATGATCCTCGGCACCCACACCTCCGAGAACGAGCCCAATTACTTGATGCTGGCGCAGGCGCAGCTGCCCCTCGAGGATGCTGAGAATGACGCTCGCCAGTACGACGATGAGCGCTCTGAATTTGGTGGATTCGGCAGCGCTAATGGCAAG GTAcaaattatccagcaaattaatcATGATGGCGAGGTGAATCGTGCTCGCTATATGCCTCAGAACCCATTTATTATTGCCACCAAGACTGTTAGTGCCGAAGTTTATGTCTTCGATTATAGCAAGCACCCATCTAAGCCTCCCTTGGATGGTACGTGCAACCCTGATTTGAGGCTTAGGGGACATAGTACCGAGGGATATGGTTTATCGTGGAGCAATTTCAAGCAAGGCCATTTGTTGAGTGGTTCAGATGATGCCCAAATATGTTTATGGGATATAAATGCAACTCCAAAGAATAAGGCTTTAGATGCCATGCAAATTTTCAAG ATTCATGAAGGTGTGGTTGAAGATGTAGCATGGCATCTGAGGCACGAACACTTGTTTGGATCTGTTGGAGACGATCAGTATTTGCACATATGGGATCTCCGTAATCCAGTAATGAGCAAGCCTGTACAATCTGTAGTTGCTCATCAGAGTGAG GTAAACTGCTTAGCCTTCAATCCGTTTAACGAGTGGGTTATAGCAACCGGATCTACTGACAAGACTGTTAAATTATTCGATATGAGAAAGCTTTCTACTGCCCTCCACACCTTTGATTGCCACAA GGAGGAGGTATTCCAGGTTGGATGGAATCCGAAGAACGAGACCATCTTAGCTTCATGTTGTCTTGGTAGGAGATTAATGGTCTGGGATCTCAGCAG GATTGACGAAGAACAAACACCAGAGGACGCGGAGGATGGGCCGCCAGAGTTGTTATTCATCCACGGGGGCCATACAAGCAAGATATCAGACTTCTCGTGGAACCCGTGTGAGGATTGGGTTGTTGCTAGTGTGGCTGAAGATAATATACTACAGATTTGGCAGATGGCGGAAAACATCTACCATGACGAAGATGATCTGCCCGGAGACGACGCTGCCAAGCCTTCCTAG
- the LOC121754170 gene encoding uncharacterized protein LOC121754170 has translation MAKGTRGRRRIASRQCRPSPYPLPSHKEKDTCSKVIKKDWEDATCSVCMECPHNAVLLLCSSHDKGCRPYMCGTSFRYSNCLDQYKKAYAKAVPSDIGPVHGLLDSQVIGPFSGQTAANGGAAEVACPLCRGQVKGWTVVQPAREQLNATKRSCMQENCSFVGTFKELRKHVRADHPSAKPREVDPTLEQKWRRMERDRERDDVMSTIRTSMPGAVFFGDYVIEGGQYELDSDEEEGFDINAMERNEGIEVGVNRNLMSMFLFLQAFGSAGNVGSNRRQERDANPTTAIDRGSVRLNRDNTMNGFEYSDEDSENDDVIGNGGTSLMGRLRRQGRVILGRSGRRRRNREMNQGMR, from the coding sequence ATGGCAAAGGGTACAAGAGGTCGACGCAGGATTGCTTCACGTCAGTGCAGGCCATCGCCATACCCCCTTCCATCACACAAAGAAAAGGACACTTGCTCCAAGGTAATAAAAAAGGACTGGGAAGACGCCACATGCTCAGTCTGCATGGAGTGTCCTCACAATGCCGTTCTTCTCTTGTGCTCCTCCCATGACAAGGGATGCCGTCCTTACATGTGTGGCACCAGTTTCCGCTATTCGAACTGCCTGGACCAATACAAAAAGGCTTATGCAAAAGCAGTGCCATCTGACATCGGTCCGGTTCACGGTTTACTTGATAGCCAAGTTATTGGTCCATTTTCTGGTCAGACTGCGGCCAATGGGGGTGCTGCAGAGGTTGCATGTCCCCTTTGCCGGGGCCAGGTGAAAGGCTGGACTGTAGTACAGCCTGCGCGAGAACAGCTCAATGCTACGAAACGGAGCTGCATGCAGGAAAACTGTTCATTCGTTGGGACATTCAAAGAGCTGCGGAAACATGTGAGGGCGGACCATCCATCTGCAAAGCCAAGAGAAGTGGATCCCACTCTAGAACAGAAATGGAGGAGGATGGAGCGTGACCGGGAGAGGGATGACGTGATGAGCACCATAAGAACATCAATGCCCGGGGCAGTGTTTTTTGGTGACTATGTGATAGAAGGAGGTCAATATGAGTTGGATTCAGATGAAGAGGAAGGCTTCGATATAAATGCCATGGAGCGGAACGAGGGCATTGAAGTTGGCGTTAATCGGAATTTGATGTCTATGTTTCTCTTTCTGCAGGCCTTTGGTTCTGCAGGCAATGTCGGATCGAATAGGCGACAAGAGAGGGACGCCAACCCCACCACTGCAATCGACAGAGGATCCGTGAGATTGAATCGTGACAACACGATGAATGGTTTCGAGTATTCTGATGAAGACAGTGAAAACGACGATGTGATTGGGAACGGTGGTACGTCTCTGATGGGGCGTCTGCGTCGCCAAGGTAGAGTCATTTTGGGGCGGTCGGGACGGAGGAGAAGGAATAGAGAGATGAATCAAGGTATGAGATAG